One bacterium genomic window, TCGAGATTTTGGTACGCCAATATTGGTGATCCAACCTGCAGGTCAGGTGCTGGCGGAATCCGCAACAGCTGCGCTTCGGCACACGACTGAATTGCGAATCTCCAAGATTCATGATGGGGAAGAGCTAAAGGCGGGATCTGTCTATTTTGTCGAGTCAGGGCAATCATATATGCCGGATTCCGACCGGAGTCTGTTGAAGCTTGTCTCCGCGTCGAAAGACGGGCATAGCCAAGCATCCAATATGCTGAGTGCGTTGGCCCGGCTTTTGGGCTCAGAAATGACGGTGGTGTTTCTATCAGGTCGCGGAGATAGCAAAGTTATCAAGCATGTATGTTCCGCTCTGGAACAGTGTGGATGCCGGGTGTTGGTATTGGATAAGAAAGAAAGCGTTGTCGACGAGTTAGGGCGATGTGCGCTCAAGTTCGCACCTTCGGCTCATGAAATGACCGGCGCCAAGATCGTCGCGACAATATCGGCGGGAACTTCGATTCTACCAACTCAACGAAATGCGACCAAAAGTACCTCGGAATAGTGGATAGGTTTCTTAACCTGCCGATAAGTTATAAAGATGTCAGTATAGGGAGAGTACCATAATGGAAGACTTCGATCCGATAAAAGTTCTGGTTGTAGATGATGAAGAAGTCATGAGAAGTCTCATGACGAAGATTTTGGAGAAGGCGGGCTACAAAGTCATTACTGCAAGCGGCGGTTTCGGCGCTCGTGAGATACTGGCAGAGCAGCCGATTGATCTTGTGCTTTCTGACGTGAAGATGCCGGACATGAACGGATTCGAATTGCTTAAAGAGATCAAGGCAAATTATCCCCACATTGCAGTCATAATGATGACAGCTTACGCGGATTCTTACACGATTAAGGACGCGCTTATTTACGGAGCAGACGAGTATATCACCAAACCCTTCAAGCACTATGAAGTAACCGTCGTAATGGAACGTGCATACTGGCGCAGTCAAGCAGGGCGCAGCCAGGCACCAAAGCAGAGTCCTTAATAGGAGCAACAGTGGCCAGCGATATCAAGCATCTCAAGACACCGAAAGGGATTTTGTTAACTGTCACGAATGAAGGTACCGTGGCGAACCTTCAGATTGTGGCGGCTGAGCTTGAAGAGGCAACTCCTGATCTAGACAAAATCAAGCAATTGCTGAAAGAGAATGATGTCGTTTTCGGAGTTAACGAAGATTCCATTACCAATGCTCTGAGCAATACCGAGAATACTGAGCCGACGGTCATCGCACAGGGAATTCCAGTGCAGGCCGGTAATGATGCGACAATTGAGTTACTGTTTGAGGTACAGTCTTCGGCAGAGCCGAGCGTTGATGACCGCGGAAGAATTGACTACAAGAATCTCCATTTCATACAGAATGCACGTGCAGGGCAAATCTTAGCAAGAAAGACACCGGCAACTGCAGGGACGCCGGGAAAATCGGTCTTTGGGACTCCGGTTGCGGCCAAGCCAGGACGTGATCGCCAACTGGGCAAAGGCACAAACACCGAAATCAGCAGTGATGGACTTGAGTTGTCTGCAACCATCGACGGAACGATTGCCTACAAGTTCAATACTGTGGCAATTCACCCTAATGAGAATATTCCAGCTTCGGTAGATACTAAGACCGGCAATATCGACTGCGTGGGCTCTTTGAAAATCGGCAAGGACATCTCCTCGGACTTCACTGTGATCGCAGGTCACAATATTGAAGTGAGTGGAAACGTCGCTGACGCTATAGTACAAGCTGGCGGCAGTGTTATGATCCACGGCGGTTATTTCGGAGCAGGAAAAGGCAAACTAATCGCAGGTGCGGATGTCACGGCCAAGTATGTGGAAAATCAGAAGATTCGTGCCGGCGGCAGTGTGATGATCGGCGGCGAGGCGCTCAACGCTGACATATATGCCGATGATGCGGTATATGTGCAGGGCAAACCGGGAAGTATCATCGGCGGAAGTGTTGCCGCAAAGAATCTGGTTCGCGCTGTTCAGATCGGCAATGAAGCATCGGTGCCGACGCATATTCATGTCGCATATGATATGAAGACTGTAGACCGCCTCCGCGAAGTTGGTCATGAACTTGAGCGACTTCACGCGGATGAGAAACGGATCAAAGATGCGATGGTATTCCTGTACAAGCTTGAGATGAATGGTAAGCTTCCAGCGGACAAGAAAGAAGCGCTGGATCAGTTCAAGGTGTTTATCAAGGATATGCCGAATCTCATTGGCGAGCTGAAACAAGAGCAGGAGCAACTACGCGCGAAACTTCAGTTGATGACTGAAGCGCGAATTGTTGTTGAGGGCAAGGCTTACGCGGGTAGCGTTCTGCATTTT contains:
- a CDS encoding response regulator, translating into MEDFDPIKVLVVDDEEVMRSLMTKILEKAGYKVITASGGFGAREILAEQPIDLVLSDVKMPDMNGFELLKEIKANYPHIAVIMMTAYADSYTIKDALIYGADEYITKPFKHYEVTVVMERAYWRSQAGRSQAPKQSP
- a CDS encoding DUF342 domain-containing protein — translated: MASDIKHLKTPKGILLTVTNEGTVANLQIVAAELEEATPDLDKIKQLLKENDVVFGVNEDSITNALSNTENTEPTVIAQGIPVQAGNDATIELLFEVQSSAEPSVDDRGRIDYKNLHFIQNARAGQILARKTPATAGTPGKSVFGTPVAAKPGRDRQLGKGTNTEISSDGLELSATIDGTIAYKFNTVAIHPNENIPASVDTKTGNIDCVGSLKIGKDISSDFTVIAGHNIEVSGNVADAIVQAGGSVMIHGGYFGAGKGKLIAGADVTAKYVENQKIRAGGSVMIGGEALNADIYADDAVYVQGKPGSIIGGSVAAKNLVRAVQIGNEASVPTHIHVAYDMKTVDRLREVGHELERLHADEKRIKDAMVFLYKLEMNGKLPADKKEALDQFKVFIKDMPNLIGELKQEQEQLRAKLQLMTEARIVVEGKAYAGSVLHFGGIYKELMDDEKGPIVFEKAGDTIIKVPLDGNYERVLEEEKKKRKREQPQESESPEGQQVQEQPAVAVKV